The proteins below are encoded in one region of Candidatus Amarolinea dominans:
- a CDS encoding BMP family protein yields MRRSITTVLVLLLVISVLLTGCQAAQPTAAVSKGPFKIAIVLPSPITDMAWGQAMYGVLKAVQKEMGEDKLQLAYSDNMFQVADAAAALRDYATEGYNLVIAHGTQYGNSMFDVAKDFPGTSFAWGTATDTGASKNLKNVFAYEANAQEGGYVNGVIAAMLSKSGVLGVVGPVEAGDAKLYIDGFVAGATATKADIKVNISYTGSFGDTALAAEAANTHIAAGADVLTGSAQQVVGAIGVAKSKGVKWLGTQSDQSSLAPDAVVATQVFDWTAVVKDMIDLHQKGTMGGKAYTLTLSNGGLKIVFNAGSPVPDDVKKAAEQAIQAIKDGKIKPLP; encoded by the coding sequence ATGCGTCGTTCAATCACCACTGTGCTCGTGCTGTTGTTGGTCATCAGCGTGTTGTTGACAGGTTGCCAGGCTGCCCAGCCGACGGCAGCCGTCAGCAAAGGCCCCTTCAAGATTGCGATCGTGCTGCCCAGCCCGATCACAGACATGGCCTGGGGCCAGGCCATGTACGGTGTCCTGAAGGCCGTGCAAAAGGAAATGGGCGAGGATAAGCTGCAGCTTGCCTATTCCGACAACATGTTCCAGGTGGCCGATGCAGCGGCGGCCCTGCGTGACTACGCCACCGAAGGTTACAACCTGGTCATTGCGCACGGCACCCAGTATGGCAACTCGATGTTCGATGTGGCCAAGGACTTCCCCGGCACCAGTTTTGCCTGGGGCACGGCCACCGACACCGGCGCCAGTAAGAACCTGAAGAATGTGTTTGCCTACGAGGCCAACGCGCAAGAAGGCGGCTACGTCAACGGCGTGATCGCGGCCATGCTGAGCAAATCGGGCGTCCTGGGCGTCGTTGGCCCGGTGGAAGCCGGCGATGCCAAGCTGTACATTGACGGTTTTGTGGCCGGAGCCACGGCCACCAAGGCGGACATCAAGGTCAATATCAGCTACACCGGCTCCTTCGGCGATACCGCCCTGGCAGCCGAAGCGGCCAACACCCATATCGCGGCCGGCGCTGACGTGCTCACCGGTTCCGCGCAGCAGGTGGTGGGCGCGATCGGTGTGGCCAAGAGCAAGGGCGTCAAGTGGCTGGGCACGCAGAGCGATCAAAGTTCGTTGGCGCCTGATGCCGTCGTGGCAACCCAGGTCTTCGATTGGACCGCGGTGGTCAAGGACATGATTGATCTGCACCAGAAGGGCACGATGGGCGGCAAGGCCTACACCCTGACCCTGTCCAACGGCGGCCTGAAGATTGTCTTCAACGCCGGCTCTCCGGTGCCTGACGATGTCAAGAAGGCGGCCGAGCAGGCGATCCAGGCGATCAAGGACGGGAAGATCAAGCCGCTGCCTTGA
- a CDS encoding ABC transporter permease, translating into MSEPGEQSGLARRLNSSRLFDALLPFFATILALVVGAVLLTILGVNPLTAYGSLLRGAFGTVSGFTQTLAKSTPLLLVALGICIAFRGGVINIGGEGQIIIGAVAAAAVALALPTLPGVLLVPLTLGAGVAGGAVWGGIAGVLKARFGVNEILSTVMLNAIALQLMNFLLRGPMLDPEQIAAGTNIPQSATLPDQVWLLRLVPRTLLHAGLVLAVILAVVVFIFLWRTTIGFRIRAVGLNPSAARYAGIPVRRYMALALILSGAFAGLAGAVEVTGVHHRMIEGLSGGYGFSGIVAALFGKLHPLGAIPASIIFGGLLVGADKMQRTVQVPSSLVVAINGLIVLFVVASDYFVRRRALRRVAPVAPTAEISPVIPPQEAAGD; encoded by the coding sequence ATGAGCGAACCAGGTGAGCAGAGTGGCTTGGCGAGGCGGCTGAACAGCAGCCGGCTCTTCGATGCGCTCCTGCCGTTCTTTGCCACGATCCTGGCCCTGGTCGTCGGGGCCGTTCTGCTGACGATCTTGGGCGTCAACCCGCTGACCGCCTACGGCTCACTGTTGCGCGGGGCGTTTGGCACGGTCAGCGGCTTTACCCAGACCCTGGCCAAGTCCACGCCGCTGCTGCTGGTGGCGCTCGGTATCTGTATTGCCTTTCGCGGCGGGGTCATCAACATCGGCGGCGAGGGACAGATCATCATCGGCGCCGTGGCGGCCGCGGCCGTCGCTCTGGCCTTGCCCACTCTGCCCGGTGTGCTGCTGGTGCCGCTGACCCTGGGGGCGGGGGTGGCAGGTGGGGCCGTGTGGGGCGGCATCGCCGGCGTGCTCAAGGCCCGCTTTGGGGTCAACGAGATTCTGAGCACCGTCATGCTCAACGCCATCGCGCTGCAGTTGATGAATTTTCTGCTGCGTGGCCCCATGCTTGATCCGGAGCAAATTGCCGCCGGCACGAACATTCCCCAGAGCGCCACGCTGCCGGATCAGGTGTGGCTCTTGCGCCTGGTGCCGCGCACCCTGTTGCATGCCGGGTTGGTTCTGGCGGTGATTTTGGCGGTGGTGGTTTTCATCTTTCTGTGGCGCACCACCATCGGTTTCCGTATCCGCGCAGTCGGTCTCAACCCCTCAGCCGCGCGCTACGCAGGCATCCCGGTGCGGCGCTACATGGCCCTGGCGCTGATCCTCAGCGGCGCGTTTGCCGGCCTGGCCGGCGCCGTCGAAGTGACGGGGGTTCATCATCGCATGATCGAAGGGTTGTCGGGCGGCTATGGCTTCAGCGGCATTGTGGCCGCGCTCTTTGGCAAGCTGCACCCGCTGGGGGCGATCCCGGCCTCGATCATCTTTGGCGGCCTGTTGGTGGGCGCCGACAAGATGCAGCGCACGGTGCAGGTGCCCAGTTCGCTGGTGGTGGCCATCAACGGCCTGATTGTGCTCTTCGTGGTGGCCAGCGACTATTTTGTGCGACGGCGCGCCCTGCGCCGCGTGGCGCCCGTGGCCCCGACCGCCGAGATTTCCCCTGTCATCCCTCCACAGGAGGCGGCCGGTGATTAG
- a CDS encoding ABC transporter ATP-binding protein encodes MISIENVTKTYQMGEVTVQALRGVSLEVRPGEMMAIMGPSGSGKTTLMNILGALDVPTGGTYLLAGQNVSRMAPNALSEIRNQKIGFVFQSFNLLPRTSALANVELPLIYAGISQGRDRCVAALEMVGLGDRLHHKPNELSGGQQQRVAIARALVNHPSLILADEPTGNLDSKAGEEVMRIFQELNEQKGITIMFITHEPDIASHTRRIVRLQDGLIVSDTPVSAPRRAGTNGHANIEVKGAGTAQTAEGSYV; translated from the coding sequence CTGATTTCAATCGAAAACGTGACGAAAACCTATCAGATGGGCGAGGTCACCGTGCAGGCGCTGCGCGGGGTCTCGCTGGAAGTTCGCCCCGGTGAGATGATGGCGATCATGGGGCCATCCGGTTCGGGCAAAACCACCCTGATGAACATCCTGGGCGCGCTCGATGTGCCGACCGGTGGCACCTATCTGCTTGCCGGGCAGAATGTCAGTCGGATGGCCCCCAACGCATTATCGGAAATTCGCAACCAGAAGATCGGCTTTGTCTTTCAGAGCTTCAATCTGCTGCCGCGCACCTCGGCCCTGGCCAATGTGGAATTGCCCTTGATCTACGCCGGTATCAGCCAGGGCCGCGACCGCTGCGTCGCGGCCCTGGAGATGGTCGGGCTGGGCGATCGCCTGCATCACAAGCCCAACGAACTCTCCGGCGGCCAGCAGCAGCGCGTGGCGATTGCCCGTGCCCTGGTCAATCACCCCAGCCTGATCCTGGCCGATGAGCCGACCGGCAACCTCGATTCGAAGGCCGGCGAAGAGGTGATGCGCATTTTCCAGGAGTTGAACGAACAGAAGGGCATCACGATCATGTTTATCACCCACGAGCCAGACATCGCCAGCCACACGCGGCGCATCGTGCGCCTGCAGGACGGCCTGATCGTGAGCGATACACCCGTCAGCGCGCCGCGACGCGCGGGCACAAACGGGCATGCCAACATCGAAGTGAAGGGTGCGGGAACCGCCCAAACAGCCGAAGGGAGCTATGTATGA
- the xdh gene encoding selenium-dependent xanthine dehydrogenase, whose amino-acid sequence MNFVLNGQLKHFEGDPDLPLLTYLRQHEGIISPKDGCSPQAACGCCAVDLNGKAVLSCVTPMKKADGGQVTTTEGLGEYRQRVFAHAFVATGGIQCGFCIPGMVMQANALINRQPQPNRDEITRALTPHLCRCTGYKKIVDAIEVAAGAIWHEEEVPQPVTPGHVGDRHPKYDSYSAVLGQRPYVDDIQIEGMLHGALRFSDYPRARVRRLDTTAASQVPGVLRIVTAADVPGRRHVGLIQQDWPLMVAVGEETRYIGDVLAEVVAETEQAARLAATKIEVDYEVLAPLTDPFEALLPDAPQLHPAGNVLDSTIIKRGDLQAAQRASAFISSDRYQTQRIEHGYMEPEAAIAYPEEDGLTVLSQSQGVYEDRTQIAALMGMPEEQIRVILVPNGGGFGGKEDLSVQGHAALIAYLLRRPVKVKLTRDESIRMHPKRHPMVLDYRVGCDAAGKLTFVQARIIGDSGAYASVGAKVLERAAGHATGAYHVSVADIEAVAVYTNNVPCGAMRGFGVNQAAFAIEGCIDDLCQQGGFDRWQFRYDNAITEGSMTATGQVIEGGAGLRATLLAVEDEFRAARFAGLACGIKNTGIGNGVTDASRVRISVLAADRIVVDHGWTEMGQGVHTVALQTLCTETGVDPRIVEMRVDTASGQEAGMTTASRATSLVGNAMIDAARKLRADLDQTGGRLDPLVGRAYEGSWRVEWTTPVKAATETSGVPERIATHYSYSYATQLVILNDDGQIAKIVAAHDAGKIFNPTLFEGQVEGSLHMGLGYAISEDLPMEGGYFKSTRLRQCGILRAKEMPEIEVIGVEVPDPYGPYGAKGVGEIGLVPTAGAVANALCQFDGVRRTRLPMALPKRAR is encoded by the coding sequence ATGAACTTCGTTCTGAACGGTCAACTCAAGCACTTCGAGGGTGACCCTGATCTGCCGCTGCTGACCTACCTGCGCCAGCATGAAGGGATCATCTCGCCCAAGGATGGCTGCTCACCCCAGGCGGCCTGCGGCTGCTGCGCGGTGGACCTCAACGGTAAGGCGGTGCTCTCCTGCGTCACGCCCATGAAGAAGGCGGACGGTGGGCAGGTTACCACCACAGAGGGCCTGGGCGAGTATCGCCAGCGGGTCTTTGCGCACGCCTTTGTGGCCACTGGCGGCATTCAATGCGGCTTCTGCATTCCTGGCATGGTCATGCAGGCCAATGCGCTCATCAATCGCCAGCCGCAGCCCAACCGCGACGAGATCACCAGGGCGCTGACGCCGCACCTGTGCCGCTGCACGGGGTATAAGAAGATTGTAGATGCGATTGAAGTGGCCGCGGGCGCCATTTGGCACGAGGAAGAGGTTCCACAGCCCGTCACGCCAGGGCATGTGGGCGATCGCCATCCCAAATACGATTCCTACAGCGCCGTGCTTGGTCAACGTCCTTACGTGGATGACATCCAGATCGAAGGCATGCTGCATGGGGCGCTGCGTTTCAGTGACTATCCACGCGCCCGCGTCCGGCGCCTGGACACCACGGCCGCCAGCCAGGTGCCGGGCGTGCTGCGCATCGTCACCGCGGCCGATGTGCCGGGGCGCCGGCATGTGGGGTTGATCCAGCAGGACTGGCCGTTGATGGTGGCGGTGGGCGAAGAGACGCGTTACATCGGCGATGTGCTGGCGGAGGTCGTGGCAGAGACAGAGCAGGCGGCCCGCCTGGCGGCGACCAAGATCGAGGTTGACTACGAAGTGTTGGCGCCGCTGACCGATCCCTTCGAGGCGCTGCTGCCCGATGCACCGCAGTTGCACCCCGCCGGCAACGTGTTGGACAGCACGATCATCAAGCGTGGTGATCTGCAGGCGGCGCAGCGGGCATCGGCCTTCATTTCCTCGGATCGCTATCAAACCCAGCGCATCGAGCATGGCTATATGGAGCCGGAAGCGGCCATCGCCTACCCGGAGGAGGACGGACTCACCGTGCTCTCGCAGAGCCAGGGCGTCTACGAAGACCGCACGCAGATTGCGGCGCTGATGGGCATGCCGGAAGAACAAATTCGGGTGATTTTGGTGCCCAACGGCGGCGGATTTGGCGGCAAGGAGGATCTGTCGGTGCAGGGACACGCGGCGCTGATCGCCTATCTGCTGCGCCGGCCGGTGAAGGTGAAGCTGACGCGGGATGAGTCCATTCGGATGCACCCAAAGCGCCATCCCATGGTGCTGGATTATCGCGTGGGCTGCGATGCGGCCGGCAAGCTGACTTTTGTGCAGGCGCGCATCATTGGCGATTCCGGGGCCTACGCGTCGGTCGGCGCCAAGGTGTTGGAGCGGGCCGCTGGTCACGCCACGGGCGCGTATCATGTGTCGGTCGCGGACATCGAGGCGGTGGCAGTGTACACCAATAACGTGCCGTGCGGCGCCATGCGCGGGTTTGGCGTCAATCAAGCGGCCTTTGCCATCGAGGGTTGCATTGACGACCTGTGCCAGCAGGGGGGCTTCGACCGCTGGCAGTTCCGCTATGACAACGCGATTACTGAGGGCAGCATGACGGCGACGGGACAGGTGATTGAGGGCGGAGCCGGATTGCGCGCCACGCTCCTGGCCGTCGAAGACGAGTTTCGTGCGGCCAGGTTTGCCGGGCTGGCCTGCGGCATCAAGAATACCGGTATCGGCAACGGCGTGACCGATGCCTCACGCGTGCGCATCAGTGTGCTGGCGGCCGACAGGATCGTGGTTGACCACGGCTGGACCGAGATGGGGCAGGGCGTACACACGGTCGCCTTGCAGACTCTGTGTACCGAGACCGGCGTTGACCCCAGAATTGTCGAGATGCGGGTAGACACGGCTTCCGGGCAAGAGGCCGGCATGACCACCGCGTCGCGCGCCACATCGCTGGTGGGCAATGCGATGATTGACGCGGCGCGCAAACTGCGCGCCGATTTGGATCAGACCGGCGGCCGCCTGGATCCCCTGGTGGGCCGCGCCTACGAGGGCAGTTGGCGCGTGGAATGGACAACGCCGGTCAAGGCGGCGACGGAGACTTCCGGGGTCCCGGAGCGTATCGCCACCCACTATTCGTATAGCTACGCCACGCAACTTGTCATTTTGAACGATGACGGGCAGATTGCCAAGATTGTGGCGGCGCATGACGCGGGCAAGATCTTCAACCCGACGCTTTTCGAGGGCCAGGTGGAAGGCTCGTTGCACATGGGGCTGGGCTATGCGATCAGCGAGGATCTGCCGATGGAAGGCGGCTATTTCAAGAGCACGCGCCTGCGCCAGTGCGGCATCCTGCGCGCCAAAGAAATGCCGGAGATCGAGGTGATCGGCGTCGAGGTGCCGGACCCCTACGGGCCTTACGGCGCCAAGGGGGTGGGCGAGATCGGCCTGGTGCCGACGGCCGGCGCGGTGGCCAATGCGCTGTGTCAGTTCGATGGCGTGCGCCGCACGCGGCTGCCGATGGCGCTGCCCAAGCGGGCGCGTTGA
- a CDS encoding biotin/lipoyl-binding protein — MKHNGRLMIGIVIVTLAVAGGGYWTFFGRAATASSVSARTYTQVVAVTQGRLNATLSVVGQLEAEQSADLAFERMSGTTNLLTLAVQAGNVVTAGQVLATIDQATYEQARDQARSDLQAAEETLSDLQTPATALAIAQADVAVAAAQVQLQQAQDALDALVNPDLPSLKAAVASAQSALATAQADVLAQQEDSAARKQLARLQTAEATPTADYQRLAVEEYTDDYYRDRLQVAYNKMMDAQDTRVTYQISRQVSALQAQMTLRRSQQALADAQEALAEAQAGGDKLALAQAELALHQAEVALQAAQEARTDLDAGADATKIAAAQAAVDKKRLTLGEAEAALAGARLLAPFAGAILQTNVNVDDQVTANTTILTLANLGTLGMTANVEIQVGQAADALLVPTLALTKANGLYQVLVPNSADPNGDPVAVPVEIGLSDGAYTQIVKGLNPGDQVVVQIASTTSSPQMMGGPGGMGAMDGGAPPAPPSSAGGTRP, encoded by the coding sequence ATGAAACACAATGGGCGTTTGATGATTGGGATTGTCATCGTCACGCTGGCCGTCGCCGGCGGCGGATATTGGACCTTTTTCGGTCGCGCAGCGACCGCCAGCAGCGTGAGTGCGCGGACCTACACGCAGGTGGTGGCGGTGACGCAGGGAAGGTTGAACGCCACCCTCAGCGTTGTCGGTCAGTTGGAGGCCGAGCAGAGCGCCGACCTGGCCTTCGAGCGGATGAGCGGGACAACCAACCTGCTCACCCTGGCGGTGCAGGCCGGCAACGTGGTAACCGCCGGGCAGGTCCTGGCGACGATTGACCAGGCGACCTATGAACAGGCGCGCGATCAGGCCCGGAGCGATCTGCAGGCAGCCGAGGAGACCTTGAGCGATCTGCAGACGCCGGCCACGGCCCTGGCAATTGCCCAGGCCGACGTGGCCGTGGCGGCAGCCCAGGTTCAGTTGCAGCAAGCGCAAGACGCACTCGATGCGTTGGTAAACCCTGATTTGCCCAGCCTGAAGGCGGCCGTGGCGAGTGCGCAGAGCGCGCTGGCCACGGCGCAGGCCGATGTGCTGGCACAGCAAGAGGACAGCGCAGCCAGGAAACAACTGGCAAGGCTGCAAACGGCCGAGGCAACCCCAACGGCTGATTATCAACGGCTGGCCGTGGAAGAGTACACCGACGACTACTACCGGGACCGGCTGCAGGTGGCCTACAACAAGATGATGGACGCGCAGGACACGCGCGTGACGTATCAGATCAGCCGCCAGGTGAGCGCCTTGCAGGCGCAGATGACGCTGCGCCGCAGTCAACAGGCGCTGGCGGATGCGCAGGAGGCATTGGCCGAGGCGCAGGCGGGCGGTGACAAGCTGGCGCTGGCGCAGGCCGAACTCGCCCTGCACCAGGCCGAAGTCGCGCTGCAGGCCGCCCAGGAAGCGCGCACCGACCTCGACGCCGGCGCCGATGCTACCAAGATCGCCGCTGCCCAGGCCGCCGTGGATAAGAAACGGCTGACCCTGGGCGAAGCCGAAGCCGCCCTCGCCGGCGCCCGGTTGCTGGCGCCCTTCGCCGGCGCCATCCTGCAAACCAACGTCAACGTGGATGACCAGGTGACCGCCAACACGACCATCCTCACCCTCGCCAATCTGGGGACCCTCGGCATGACCGCCAACGTCGAAATCCAGGTCGGTCAGGCTGCCGATGCCCTGCTGGTGCCCACCCTGGCCTTGACCAAAGCCAACGGCCTTTACCAGGTGCTCGTGCCGAACAGCGCCGATCCGAATGGCGATCCGGTCGCTGTGCCGGTGGAAATCGGTCTCAGCGATGGCGCCTACACTCAGATCGTCAAGGGCCTCAACCCCGGCGACCAGGTCGTCGTCCAGATTGCCTCCACCACCAGTAGCCCGCAGATGATGGGCGGGCCAGGCGGCATGGGCGCGATGGACGGCGGGGCGCCACCGGCGCCGCCATCATCAGCGGGCGGCACGCGCCCGTAA
- a CDS encoding efflux RND transporter periplasmic adaptor subunit, giving the protein MKRTIRILLAAVLVAVTAGGYWFYQSRAATTASSASGQTYTQIVDVTQGSLNSSLSVVGQLEAKQSANLAFEQMSGTTNLLTLAVQAGNVVTTGQVLATIDPAPYEQARDQARSDLQAAEEALSDLQTPATTLAIAQADVAVSTAKQALAQANDKLADFKSPDLTSLRSAVQDAQDSLALLQLQATLAGHESLAKSERDLQYTVSWYQRRITELQALSNPNAEQIAEIPDDQVSLAAAQVDLARVQVERELARQSRAAEAAKANVVLADAQEALAEAQAGGDKLALAQAELALHQAEVALQAAQEARTDLDAGADATKIAAAQAAVDKKRLTLGDAEAALAGARLLAPFAGAILQTNVNVDDQVTANTTILTLANLGTLQVVASVDETTIRQISAGQDATITFDAFPGQSLQGKVLTVPLQGSLQGGVMVYAVPVSLSGADNLALLVGMTANVEIQVGQAADALLVPTLALTKANGLYQVLVPNTTDPNGDPVAVPVEVGLSDGIYTQIVKGLNPGDQVVVQMASTTSSASSGGGSGGSMMMNVTRQLGGR; this is encoded by the coding sequence ATGAAACGCACGATCAGAATCTTATTGGCAGCCGTCCTGGTTGCCGTGACAGCAGGTGGGTATTGGTTCTATCAGAGCCGGGCCGCGACCACGGCCAGCAGCGCAAGCGGTCAAACTTACACACAGATTGTGGATGTGACCCAGGGATCTCTCAACTCGAGCCTGAGTGTGGTGGGGCAGTTGGAGGCCAAGCAGAGCGCTAATCTGGCCTTCGAGCAGATGAGCGGGACAACCAATCTGCTCACCCTGGCGGTGCAGGCCGGCAACGTGGTGACAACCGGGCAGGTGCTGGCAACGATTGACCCGGCGCCGTATGAGCAGGCGCGGGATCAGGCCCGGAGCGATCTGCAGGCGGCCGAGGAAGCCTTGAGCGATCTGCAGACGCCGGCCACGACCCTGGCAATTGCCCAGGCCGATGTGGCTGTCTCCACGGCGAAGCAGGCGTTGGCCCAAGCCAATGACAAGTTGGCCGATTTCAAGTCGCCGGACCTGACCAGCCTGCGCAGCGCCGTGCAAGACGCGCAGGATAGCCTGGCTCTCTTGCAACTTCAGGCCACGCTGGCCGGCCATGAATCACTGGCCAAGAGCGAACGCGATTTACAGTACACCGTGAGTTGGTATCAGCGCCGCATTACCGAGCTGCAGGCGCTGAGCAACCCGAACGCGGAGCAGATCGCTGAGATTCCCGACGACCAGGTTTCGCTGGCCGCGGCGCAGGTTGACCTGGCGCGCGTGCAGGTTGAGCGTGAGCTGGCGCGCCAATCCAGAGCGGCCGAGGCGGCGAAGGCCAACGTCGTGCTGGCGGATGCGCAGGAGGCATTGGCCGAGGCACAGGCCGGCGGCGATAAGCTGGCGCTGGCGCAGGCCGAACTCGCCCTGCACCAGGCCGAAGTCGCGCTGCAGGCCGCCCAGGAAGCGCGCACCGACCTCGACGCCGGCGCCGATGCCACCAAGATCGCCGCTGCCCAGGCCGCCGTGGATAAGAAACGGCTGACCCTGGGCGATGCCGAAGCCGCCCTCGCCGGCGCCCGGTTGCTGGCGCCCTTCGCCGGCGCCATCCTGCAAACCAACGTCAACGTGGATGACCAGGTGACCGCCAACACGACCATCCTCACCCTCGCCAATCTGGGGACCCTGCAGGTCGTCGCCTCGGTGGACGAGACGACCATCCGCCAGATCAGCGCCGGGCAGGATGCCACCATCACCTTCGACGCCTTCCCCGGCCAGTCGTTGCAGGGCAAGGTGCTCACCGTGCCCCTGCAAGGCTCGCTGCAAGGCGGGGTCATGGTCTACGCCGTGCCGGTCTCTCTCAGCGGCGCCGACAACCTGGCCCTCCTCGTCGGCATGACCGCCAACGTCGAAATCCAGGTCGGTCAGGCTGCCGATGCCCTGTTGGTGCCCACTCTGGCCCTGACCAAAGCCAACGGCCTTTACCAGGTGCTCGTGCCGAATACCACCGATCCGAATGGCGATCCGGTGGCGGTGCCGGTCGAGGTGGGGCTGAGCGATGGGATCTACACGCAGATCGTCAAGGGTCTCAACCCCGGCGACCAGGTTGTTGTGCAGATGGCCTCCACCACGAGCAGCGCCAGCAGCGGAGGCGGCTCCGGCGGCAGTATGATGATGAATGTCACCCGGCAGTTGGGTGGGCGCTAA
- a CDS encoding ABC transporter permease, giving the protein MSDLLTTAVLIGILHSGIRLATPYLLAALGEAVSQRSGVLDLGVDGIMLMGAFAAFFTVFQTGNLWLGVGAALVVGALMGLLMAVISVTFQAEQGISGIGLYLFGLGLSSLLFRVLIGSVVGVSGFEEIKIPVLSSIPVVGDIFFNHNILVYLAYLMVPAIWFLFDKTTLGLKVRAVGQNPEAADSLGVSVNRVRYFGVIFGAALAGVAGASLSIGTLNVFQENMTNGLGFIAVALVYFGGWRPVGVLLGSLLFATVNSLQLWVQVKGIPIPSDLAVMLPYLLTIIVLIFATNQIKQPAALDKPFERSG; this is encoded by the coding sequence ATTAGTGATCTGCTCACAACCGCGGTGTTGATCGGCATCCTGCACAGCGGCATCCGCCTGGCCACGCCCTATCTGCTGGCCGCACTCGGTGAGGCGGTCTCCCAGCGGTCCGGGGTGCTTGATCTGGGCGTGGACGGCATCATGCTGATGGGGGCGTTTGCCGCGTTCTTCACGGTTTTCCAAACCGGCAACCTGTGGTTGGGCGTCGGCGCGGCGCTTGTGGTGGGCGCGTTGATGGGCCTGTTGATGGCGGTCATCAGCGTGACGTTTCAGGCCGAACAGGGCATCAGCGGCATCGGTCTCTATCTGTTCGGCCTGGGGCTTAGCAGCCTGCTCTTCCGTGTCCTGATCGGTTCAGTCGTGGGGGTCAGCGGTTTCGAGGAGATCAAGATCCCTGTCCTGAGTAGCATCCCGGTCGTGGGCGACATCTTCTTCAACCATAACATCCTGGTCTACCTGGCCTATCTCATGGTGCCGGCGATCTGGTTCCTGTTCGACAAGACCACGCTGGGCCTGAAGGTGCGGGCCGTCGGCCAGAATCCAGAGGCGGCCGATTCGCTCGGCGTCAGCGTCAACCGTGTGCGCTACTTCGGGGTGATTTTTGGCGCCGCGCTGGCGGGCGTGGCCGGCGCGTCCCTGAGCATCGGCACCCTGAACGTTTTTCAGGAGAACATGACCAATGGCTTGGGCTTCATCGCCGTGGCGTTGGTCTACTTTGGCGGCTGGCGGCCCGTGGGCGTGCTGCTCGGTTCGCTGCTCTTCGCCACCGTCAACTCGCTGCAGTTGTGGGTACAGGTCAAGGGCATCCCCATCCCGTCTGATCTGGCCGTGATGCTGCCGTACCTGTTGACGATTATTGTTCTGATCTTTGCCACCAACCAGATCAAACAGCCGGCTGCGCTCGATAAGCCGTTCGAGCGCAGCGGTTGA
- a CDS encoding ABC transporter permease, with protein sequence MMVLRVAVSSLTAHTMRTVLTMLGIVIGVAAVIALVAAGTGAQAQVVSQFQSLGSNLVTVTAMSNFGFSQSGLQQSSRTLTMNDVNAIKSLATSVSQVAPLYSANATVTYGGSTTSTTINGVTEEYATVRNTTVTRGRFLTQGDNENVAMVVVLGTSVVEDLFGSSEVNAIGETVRINRQNYEVIGVLKSKGQSGPQNQDDIIIMPLRTAQLKLGGAGTITLRSINLQVRTAEEMDLAQAQVTAILRTLHGLATGADNDFLVQNQADILSSVAETSGTFTTLLGSIAAISLLVGGIGIMNIMLVSVTERTREIGLRKAVGAKRGDILVQFLTEAIVMSALGGVVGVALGVVGAQIITPLLGSSQAVVTSQSVVLALAVSLAIGVFFGLYPANRAASLNPIDALRYE encoded by the coding sequence ATGATGGTGTTACGCGTGGCCGTGAGTTCGCTGACCGCACACACGATGCGAACCGTGCTGACCATGCTGGGAATTGTGATTGGTGTCGCGGCGGTCATCGCCCTGGTAGCCGCAGGCACAGGCGCACAGGCGCAGGTGGTGAGCCAGTTTCAATCGTTAGGATCGAACCTGGTCACTGTGACCGCGATGTCGAACTTTGGCTTCTCACAGAGCGGCCTGCAGCAGAGCAGCCGCACGTTGACCATGAACGACGTGAACGCGATCAAGAGTCTGGCTACGTCGGTTAGCCAGGTGGCGCCGCTGTACAGCGCCAACGCCACGGTGACGTATGGCGGCAGCACGACCTCGACGACCATCAACGGTGTCACTGAGGAGTATGCCACCGTGCGCAACACAACCGTCACACGCGGACGATTCCTGACGCAGGGAGACAATGAAAACGTGGCGATGGTGGTCGTGCTTGGCACATCGGTGGTGGAGGATCTGTTTGGCAGTAGTGAGGTGAATGCCATCGGCGAGACGGTGCGCATCAACCGCCAGAACTACGAAGTGATCGGCGTGTTGAAGTCCAAGGGGCAAAGCGGGCCGCAAAATCAGGATGACATCATCATCATGCCGTTGCGCACCGCGCAGCTCAAGCTGGGCGGCGCGGGCACCATCACCCTGCGCTCGATCAACCTGCAGGTGCGCACGGCCGAGGAGATGGACCTGGCGCAGGCGCAGGTGACGGCAATTCTACGCACCCTGCATGGCCTGGCAACCGGCGCGGATAACGACTTCCTGGTGCAAAACCAGGCCGACATCCTGAGCAGCGTCGCGGAGACATCGGGAACCTTCACGACTTTGCTGGGCAGCATTGCGGCCATCTCGCTCCTGGTGGGCGGTATCGGCATCATGAACATCATGCTGGTCAGCGTCACCGAACGCACGCGCGAGATTGGTCTGCGCAAGGCCGTGGGGGCCAAGCGCGGGGACATCCTGGTGCAATTCCTGACGGAGGCGATTGTCATGAGTGCCCTGGGTGGTGTGGTCGGCGTGGCGCTCGGTGTCGTCGGCGCCCAGATCATCACGCCATTGCTGGGCAGCAGCCAGGCCGTAGTGACCAGCCAAAGTGTGGTGCTGGCCCTGGCCGTCTCGCTGGCGATCGGAGTCTTCTTCGGCCTCTACCCGGCCAACCGCGCCGCCAGTCTGAATCCGATCGACGCGCTGCGCTACGAATAG